A genomic region of Rhipicephalus sanguineus isolate Rsan-2018 chromosome 1, BIME_Rsan_1.4, whole genome shotgun sequence contains the following coding sequences:
- the LOC119388015 gene encoding uncharacterized protein LOC119388015, giving the protein MSTKEAASSSAFGTVKEPCNMSEYQTEERNEEQSYRVTKKADIRFNMMTFRYKKRNEVEGPPGQSIPPASQIQAQLEDGGEPSWFPWLRSPTQLLLFLASGLLHFAMGLIVARSFLMPQFDVGTCPAPLFRNSTNMSPWKGWSASCHEALRCSHLQHSVDG; this is encoded by the exons ATGAGCACCAAAGAAGCCGCCTCAAGCAGTGCGTTCGGCACAG TTAAAGAGCCATGCAACATGAGTGAATACCAAACAGAAGAGCGCAATGAGGAACAATCCTACAGAGTCACGAAAAA aGCGGACATTCGCTTTAACATGATGACTTTCAGGTACAAAAAGCG GAACGAGGTGGAAGGCCCGCCCGGCCAATCGATACCCCCGGCCAGTCAGATCCAGGCTCAGCTGGAGGACGGCGGCGAACCATCGTGGTTCCCCTGGCTGCGGTCGCCGACGCAGCTGCTTCTCTTCCTCGCCTCGGGCCTGCTCCACTTCGCCATGGGACTCATCGTGGCGCGCTCGTTCCTCATGCCGCAATTCGACGTCGGTACGTGCCCTGCTCCGTTGTTCCGCAATTCCACCAACATGTCTCCCTGGAAGGGGTGGTCAGCTTCTTGCCACGAAGCGCTGCGCTGTAGCCATCTACAGCATTCTGTTGATGGATGA